The Sesamum indicum cultivar Zhongzhi No. 13 linkage group LG6, S_indicum_v1.0, whole genome shotgun sequence genome has a segment encoding these proteins:
- the LOC105164584 gene encoding probable carboxylesterase 17 produces the protein MSLVAEAPGFLQVFSNGTVKRFIPQTASSSAEWSNISCTYNSKDVIIHPSKPITARIFLPTHPTSSDSLSQLPLLVYFHGGGFCIGSTTWLGYHVFLGNLSATAKTIVFSVDYRLAPENKLPIAYEDCYSALEWLSSSSEPWLRHADLSSVFLSGDSAGGNIAHQVAIKAIKANILNIRIKGLVPIHPFFGSETRTELELADSSADAVAMNDMFWKLSLPEGCDRDFYGCNFDKGETEWSLFPAVMVFVAGLDFLKERGVMYVEFLKRKGVKKVSLVEAEGESHVFHVWNPESEATYLLQKQITSFIQSL, from the coding sequence ATGTCCTTGGTTGCTGAGGCACCAGGCTTCCTCCAAGTCTTCTCCAATGGCACCGTCAAACGCTTCATTCCTCAAACAGCCTCCTCTTCAGCTGAATGGTCCAATATCTCCTGCACATACAACTCCAAGGACGTTATCATCCATCCATCTAAACCCATTACTGCCAGAATCTTTCTCCCTACTCATCCCACCTCCTCTGATTCATTGTCACAACTTCCACTCCTGGTTTATTTCCACGGTGGTGGATTCTGCATCGGCTCAACCACTTGGCTCGGCTACCACGTTTTCCTCGGAAACTTATCAGCCACAGCTAAAACCATTGTCTTTTCAGTCGACTACCGCCTCGCCCCAGAAAACAAGCTCCCAATAGCTTACGAGGACTGTTACTCCGCCCTTGAATGGTTAAGTTCAAGTTCTGAGCCGTGGCTTCGGCATGCTGATCTTTCCAGCGTTTTCCTCTCTGGTGACAGTGCTGGTGGAAATATAGCTCACCAGGTTGCGATCAAGGCCATCAAAGCCAACATTTTGAATATTAGAATTAAAGGGCTGGTGCCAATTCATCCTTTTTTTGGAAGTGAAACCCGAACCGAGCTGGAACTGGCAGACTCCTCGGCTGATGCGGTGGCCATGAATGACATGTTTTGGAAGCTGAGCTTGCCAGAAGGATGCGACCGCGATTTCTACGGGTGCAATTTCGACAAGGGGGAGACGGAGTGGAGCCTGTTCCCGGCGGTTATGGTGTTTGTTGCGGGGCTGGATTTCTTGAAAGAGAGAGGAGTGATGTATGTTGAGTTCTTGAAGAGAAAAGGGGTGAAGAAGGTGAGTTTGGTAGAAGCTGAGGGGGAATCGCATGTGTTCCATGTCTGGAATCCTGAGTCAGAGGCAACGTACTTGCTCCAAAAGCAGATCACCAGTTTCATACAGAGCCTGTGA
- the LOC105164585 gene encoding DEAD-box ATP-dependent RNA helicase 56-like has product MGETKDNDAYEEELLDYEEEDEKAPDSVGAKVNGEAVKKGYVGIHSSGFRDFLLKPELLRAIVDSGFEHPSEVQHECIPQAILGMDVICQAKSGMGKTAVFVLSTLQQIEPVAGQVAALVLCHTRELAYQICHEFERFSTYIPEIKVAVFYGGVNIKIHKDLLKNECPHIVVGTPGRILALARDKDLSLRNVRHFILDECDKMLESLDMRRDVQEIFKMTPHDKQVMMFSATLSKEIRPVCKKFMQDPMEIYVDDEAKLTLHGLVQHYIKLTELEKNRKLNDLLDALDFNQVVIFVKSVNRAAELNKLLVECNFPSICIHSGMSQEERLTRYKGFKEGHKRILVATDLVGRGIDIERVNIVINYDMPDSADTYLHRVGRAGRFGTKGLAITFVSSASDSDVLNQVQERFEVDIKELPEQIDTSTYMPS; this is encoded by the exons ATGGGTGAGACGAAGGACAACGATGCATACGAAGAGGAGCTTCTGGACTACGAGGAAGAAGACGAAAAAGCCCCGGACTCTGTCGGTGCCAAAGTAAACGGCGAGGCAGTCAAGAA GGGTTATGTTGGGATCCATAGTTCAGGATTCAGGGACTTCCTCTTGAAGCCAGAGCTTTTACGGGCTATTGTGGACTCTGGATTTGAACATCCATCAGAAG TTCAACATGAGTGCATACCACAAGCAATATTGGGAATGGATGTTATCTGCCAAGCAAAATCTGGCATGGGGAAAACTGCTGTGTTTGTTCTTTCAACATTACAGCAAATTGAACCCGTTGCTGGTCAGGTTGCTGCTCTGGTTCTATGCCATACAAGGGAACTAGCGTACCAG ATATGTCATGAATTTGAAAGGTTCAGCACATATATACCAGAAATCAAAGTTGCTGTTTTCTACGGTGGTGTCAACATCAAGATCCACAAAGACCTTCTAAAGAATGAATGTCCTCACATTGTTGTTGGAACACCTGGAAGGATACTTGCTCTGGCAAGAGACAAGGACCTTTCTCTGAGGAATGTGAGGCATTTCATTTTGGACGAGTGTGATAAGATGCTCGAATCTCTTG ATATGCGAAGAGATGTTCAGGAGATTTTCAAGATGACCCCTCATGACAAGCAAGTTATGATGTTTTCGGCTACTCTCAGCAAGGAGATTCGACCAGTTTGCAAGAAATTCATGCAAGAT CCTATGGAAATTTACGTGGACGACGAGGCCAAGTTGACCCTTCATGGTCTTGTACAG CACTACATCAAATTGACTGAGTTGGAGAAAAACCGGAAGCTGAATGACCTGCTCGATGCATTGGATTTCAATCAAGTGGTCATATTTGTCAAAAGTGTCAATAGAGCTGCTGAGCTGAACAAGTTGCTTGTGGAGTGTAATTTTCCTTCTATTTGCATCCACTCTGGCATGTCCCAAGAAGAAAG ATTAACTCGGTACAAGGGATTCAAGGAGGGGCATAAGAGGATTCTAGTAGCAACGGACTTGGTTGGTAGAGGAATTGACATAGAACGGGTGAACATTGTGATCAACTATGATATGCCTGATTCTGCAGACACTTACCTGCACAGG GTTGGAAGAGCTGGAAGGTTTGGCACCAAAGGGCTTGCCATCACATTTGTTTCCTCTGCATCTGATTCAGATGTTCTTAACCAG